One Monomorium pharaonis isolate MP-MQ-018 chromosome 4, ASM1337386v2, whole genome shotgun sequence DNA segment encodes these proteins:
- the LOC105833653 gene encoding prostaglandin E2 receptor EP2 subtype isoform X2, translating into MSTDNWQNDILSTFAFNNTTVTNIVTSVARKKHVNFVSQIVLTVVYMTGVIGNVSALVILFHRDKRRNRKHLLMLRCLATNDLVALLGMLVQMYVTIYAGDVTSTRIFCSLRVVWRLFGLFSGCVAIVMAVERWLALTRPFVYQKVTYPVIVRCMLALWLVALVLTSFPVMGFGLYYKHKQCMRYREATEPSDIAYAYVWFLFGTLLCLSIVWCNLAVSRALSKLSRRAIALRRISKASSRAKPLLAIAGPPNPSEMVATTEERAFARLMAVLSISFVICWMPHMISIPLAQYAMRPQTTGIERKCIRIFQIIADILLCVHFTLDPYIYVLLRMPRIKPRFRLLKPLCRICWPNQSRSDSFTGTDHQFSSGDPPTPNTEAPSTPVSEEHDSHLVTASL; encoded by the exons ATGTCAACGGATAACTGGCAAAACGATATCTTGTCAACTTTTGCGTTTAATAATACGACAGTGACCAACATAGTGACAAGTGTTGCACGAAAAAAACATGTGAATTTTGTGTCTCAAATTGTATTGACCGTCGTCTATATGACCGGTGTTATTGGTAACGTGTCTGCCCTAGTCATACTTTTTCATCGGGACAAg AGGAGAAACCGCAAACATTTGCTGATGCTACGTTGTCTGGCAACCAACGATCTCGTGGCGTTATTGGGGATGTTGGTACAGATGTACGTTACAATTTATGCCGGTGATGTGACATCTACAAGAATATTTTGTTCTTTACGGGTTGTCTGGCGACTTTTTGGTCTCTTTAGCGGCTGCGTCGCCATCGTTATGGCAGTGGAGAGGTGGTTAGCCTTAACCAGACCCTTTGTTTATCAAAAG GTGACGTATCCGGTAATTGTGCGTTGTATGTTGGCACTTTGGTTAGTCGCATTGGTACTGACTAGTTTTCCGGTTATGGGCTTCGGATTGTATTATAAACACAAGCAATGCATGCGTTATAGAGAGGCCACCGAGCCAAGCGATATCGCTTATGCTTATGTATGGTTCCTTTTTG gTACTCTCTTATGCTTATCCATTGTCTGGTGCAACTTGGCGGTTTCTAGAGCTTTGAGTAAATTAAGTCGTCGCGCAATTGCTCTTAGAAGAATCTCCAAAGCTTCATCGAGGGCGAAACCTTTGTTGGCCATAGCTGGACCACCAAATCCTTCGGAAATGGTTGCTACGACTGAAGAAAGAGCATTTGCAAGGCTTATGGCTGTATTGTCGATATCATTTGTTATCTGTTGGATGCCACACATG ATTTCTATTCCATTGGCTCAATATGCAATGCGACCTCAAACTACGGGCATTGAACGGAAATGCATTAGAATCTTTCAGATCATAGccgatattttattatgtgttcACTTCACCCTGGATccatatatttatgtacttttaAGAATGCCACGAATTAAACCAAGATTTCGATTGTTGAAGCCCCTCTGTAGAATCTGCTGGCCGAATCAAAGCCGCTCCGACTCGTTTACAG gtACAGATCATCAATTTAGTAGCGGTGATCCACCCACGCCGAACACCGAGGCTCCATCGACTCCAGTCAGTGAAGAGCACGATTCACATCTGGTTACAGCATCCCTCTGA
- the LOC105833653 gene encoding prostaglandin E2 receptor EP2 subtype isoform X1, whose translation MSTDNWQNDILSTFAFNNTTVTNIVTSVARKKHVNFVSQIVLTVVYMTGVIGNVSALVILFHRDKRRNRKHLLMLRCLATNDLVALLGMLVQMYVTIYAGDVTSTRIFCSLRVVWRLFGLFSGCVAIVMAVERWLALTRPFVYQKQVTYPVIVRCMLALWLVALVLTSFPVMGFGLYYKHKQCMRYREATEPSDIAYAYVWFLFGTLLCLSIVWCNLAVSRALSKLSRRAIALRRISKASSRAKPLLAIAGPPNPSEMVATTEERAFARLMAVLSISFVICWMPHMISIPLAQYAMRPQTTGIERKCIRIFQIIADILLCVHFTLDPYIYVLLRMPRIKPRFRLLKPLCRICWPNQSRSDSFTGTDHQFSSGDPPTPNTEAPSTPVSEEHDSHLVTASL comes from the exons ATGTCAACGGATAACTGGCAAAACGATATCTTGTCAACTTTTGCGTTTAATAATACGACAGTGACCAACATAGTGACAAGTGTTGCACGAAAAAAACATGTGAATTTTGTGTCTCAAATTGTATTGACCGTCGTCTATATGACCGGTGTTATTGGTAACGTGTCTGCCCTAGTCATACTTTTTCATCGGGACAAg AGGAGAAACCGCAAACATTTGCTGATGCTACGTTGTCTGGCAACCAACGATCTCGTGGCGTTATTGGGGATGTTGGTACAGATGTACGTTACAATTTATGCCGGTGATGTGACATCTACAAGAATATTTTGTTCTTTACGGGTTGTCTGGCGACTTTTTGGTCTCTTTAGCGGCTGCGTCGCCATCGTTATGGCAGTGGAGAGGTGGTTAGCCTTAACCAGACCCTTTGTTTATCAAAAG CAGGTGACGTATCCGGTAATTGTGCGTTGTATGTTGGCACTTTGGTTAGTCGCATTGGTACTGACTAGTTTTCCGGTTATGGGCTTCGGATTGTATTATAAACACAAGCAATGCATGCGTTATAGAGAGGCCACCGAGCCAAGCGATATCGCTTATGCTTATGTATGGTTCCTTTTTG gTACTCTCTTATGCTTATCCATTGTCTGGTGCAACTTGGCGGTTTCTAGAGCTTTGAGTAAATTAAGTCGTCGCGCAATTGCTCTTAGAAGAATCTCCAAAGCTTCATCGAGGGCGAAACCTTTGTTGGCCATAGCTGGACCACCAAATCCTTCGGAAATGGTTGCTACGACTGAAGAAAGAGCATTTGCAAGGCTTATGGCTGTATTGTCGATATCATTTGTTATCTGTTGGATGCCACACATG ATTTCTATTCCATTGGCTCAATATGCAATGCGACCTCAAACTACGGGCATTGAACGGAAATGCATTAGAATCTTTCAGATCATAGccgatattttattatgtgttcACTTCACCCTGGATccatatatttatgtacttttaAGAATGCCACGAATTAAACCAAGATTTCGATTGTTGAAGCCCCTCTGTAGAATCTGCTGGCCGAATCAAAGCCGCTCCGACTCGTTTACAG gtACAGATCATCAATTTAGTAGCGGTGATCCACCCACGCCGAACACCGAGGCTCCATCGACTCCAGTCAGTGAAGAGCACGATTCACATCTGGTTACAGCATCCCTCTGA